The following are encoded together in the Citrus sinensis cultivar Valencia sweet orange chromosome 1, DVS_A1.0, whole genome shotgun sequence genome:
- the LOC102622681 gene encoding probable CCR4-associated factor 1 homolog 7: protein MSVLPKGGDEIQIREVWNDNLEEEFALIREIVDKYNYIAMDTEFPGVVLRPVGAFKNINDYNYQTLKDNVDMLKLIQLGLTFSDENGNLPTCGTDKFCIWQFNFREFNLIDDIFASDSVELLHQCGIDFKKNNEKGIDVNRFGELLMSSGIVLNDVVRWVTFHSGYDFGYLLKLLTCRSLPDTQAGFFELINMYFPVVYDIKHLMKFCNSLHGGLNKLAELLEVERVGICHQAGSDSLLTSCTFRKLRENFFNGCTEKYAGVLYGLGVENDKTN from the coding sequence ATGTCGGTTTTGCCTAAGGGGGGcgatgaaattcaaattcgAGAGGTGTGGAATGATAATCTCGAAGAGGAATTTGCTTTAATTCGTGAAATTGTTGATAAGTATAACTATATAGCCATGGATACGGAGTTCCCAGGCGTGGTTTTGCGTCCCGTGGGAGcttttaagaatattaatgattataaCTACCAAACGTTGAAGGATAACGTCGACATGTTGAAGTTGATTCAATTGGGTTTAACATTTTCGGATGAAAATGGGAATTTGCCTACTTGTGGGACTGACAAGTTTTGCATTTGGCAATTCAACTTTCGcgagtttaatttaattgatgatatttttgcTAGTGATTCAGTTGAGTTGCTGCATCAGTGTGGGATTGATTTTAAGAAGAATAATGAGAAGGGTATTGATGTGAACCGCTTTGGTGAGCTTTTGATGTCGTCGGGGATTGTGTTGAATGATGTTGTTCGTTGGGTCACGTTTCATAGTGGGTATGATTTTGGTTATTTGCTTAAGTTGTTGACTTGCCGGAGTTTACCCGATACCCAAGCTGGATTCTTTGAATTGATCAATATGTATTTTCCTGTAGTATATGATATCAAACATTTGATGAAGTTTTGCAACAGCCTTCATGGTGGGTTGAACAAGCTTGCGGAGTTGTTGGAGGTAGAACGAGTTGGGATTTGTCATCAAGCAGGTTCAGATAGTTTGCTCACTTCCTGCACATTTAGGAAGTTGAGGGAAAACTTCTTCAACGGCTGCACAGAAAAGTATGCTGGTGTACTGTATGGTCTCGGTGTCGAGAATGACAAGactaattaa
- the LOC102622385 gene encoding cytochrome b561, DM13 and DOMON domain-containing protein At5g54830, translating to MLRRIKPPILLLLVLLCFLTLSCSADPVKKCNKTSPYTGREYELSMVQHQLRGVVSVIDDCSFRVSQFEMLSGSDVHWWGANATDFDNITSGFIVSDHSLNETYKNATFTVLLLENITWEQIPVLSIWDSFTASDFGHMVLNGSDSGITLSSGLAPSPTPSSTRVLGAPTMFDNCKVLSKEFRIRWTLYADENSIEIGLEAATGTQNYMAFGWANPNATSGFMLGADVAMTGFKQEGLPFVDDFYITKYSECVNKDGSYSGVCPDAIYEGSDSGGLVNNTRLVYGHRRDGVSFIRYKRPLVSSDKKYDFSVNYTENMQVVWALGLLKPPDTLTPYYLPQNHGEPESVTYGHLVLNVSEHVNDCLGPLDAEDKEDQDLIIADANVPLVVVTGEALHYPNPPNPVKVFYINKKEAPVLRVERGVPVKFSIQAGHDVALYITSDILGGNASLRNVTETIYAGGPEAEGVKASPMELVWAPDRNTPDEVYYQSLYDQKMGWRIQVVDGGLSDMYNNSVVLDDQQVTFFWTLSKDKESISFAARGEKKSGYLAIGFGSGMVNSYAYVGWIDDIGKGHVNTYWIDSMDASGVHPTVENMTYVRCKSENGFITLEFTRPLKPSCNHSHRNSPKCKNIIDPTTPLKVIWAMGSSWTDGHLTERNMHFVKSQRPVRVLLLRGSAEAEQDLRPVLAVHGFMMFLAWGILLPGGILAARYLKHVKGDGWYQIHVYLQYSGLAIVLLALLFAVAELRGFYVSSLHVKFGITATVLACVQPLNAFVRPKKPANGEEISSKRLIWEYLHFIVGRFAIIAGIVALFTGMKHLGERYGSENVHGLIWALIVWFLIVALIVVYLEFREKQRRRERIFGRSNWVLGNLEEDDSTDLLSPTRDHAEKSLQRGMMEVQLEPLNR from the coding sequence ATGCTTCGAAGAATAAAACCTCCGATCCTACTGCTACTAGTCCTCCTCTGCTTTTTAACCCTATCTTGCTCCGCGGATCCGGttaaaaaatgtaacaaaacGTCGCCGTATACCGGACGCGAGTACGAGCTCTCCATGGTCCAGCACCAATTACGTGGAGTTGTTTCCGTGATCGACGATTGCTCATTTAGGGTTTCGCAATTCGAGATGTTATCTGGGTCGGACGTCCACTGGTGGGGCGCCAACGCTACCGATTTCGATAACATTACCAGCGGCTTCATTGTCTCCGATCACAGCCTCAACGAGACTTATAAAAACGCCACCTTTACTGTCCTTTTGTTGGAGAACATCACGTGGGAGCAAATTCCCGTGCTTTCCATCTGGGACTCGTTCACGGCTTCCGATTTCGGCCACATGGTTTTAAATGGGTCCGATTCGGGTATCACATTGAGCTCCGGACTGGCCCCATCGCCGACGCCCAGTTCGACTCGAGTTTTGGGAGCGCCTACAATGTTCGATAACTGTAAGGTGTTGTCAAAAGAGTTTAGAATTAGATGGACGTTGTATGCCGATGAAAATTCGATTGAGATTGGTTTAGAGGCTGCCACCGGGACCCAGAATTACATGGCGTTTGGGTGGGCCAACCCGAATGCCACTTCCGGGTTTATGCTTGGTGCTGACGTGGCGATGACCGGGTTCAAGCAGGAGGGATTGccatttgttgatgatttttatattacaaaatatagtGAATGTGTTAACAAAGATGGTTCTTATTCTGGGGTTTGTCCTGATGCAATATATGAAGGAAGTGATTCGGGTGGATTGGTGAATAATACTAGGTTGGTTTATGGGCATAGAAGAGACGGGGTGTCATTTATTAGGTATAAGAGACCGTTGGTATCCAGTGATAAGAAGTATGATTTCTCTGTGAATTATACTGAGAACATGCAGGTTGTTTGGGCGTTGGGTTTGTTGAAACCGCCTGATACTCTTACACCGTACTATCTTCCCCAGAATCATGGGGAGCCTGAATCAGTTACTTATGGACATTTGGTGCTTAATGTATCGGAGCATGTGAATGATTGTTTAGGTCCTTTAGATGCAGAAGATAAAGAAGATCAGGATTTGATTATTGCTGATGCTAATGTTCCACTTGTTGTGGTGACAGGGGAGGCTTTGCATTATCCGAATCCTCCTAATCCTGTGAAAGTGTTTTACATTAATAAGAAGGAGGCTCCGGTGTTGAGAGTGGAAAGAGGGGTGCCTGTAAAGTTTTCAATACAGGCTGGGCATGATGTTGCACTCTATATCACTTCGGATATTCTTGGTGGGAATGCATCTTTGAGGAATGTGACTGAGACTATTTATGCTGGAGGGCCGGAAGCTGAAGGAGTTAAAGCCAGCCCTATGGAATTGGTTTGGGCTCCGGATAGGAATACGCCTGATGAGGTGTACTATCAATCTTTGTATGATCAGAAAATGGGTTGGAGAATTCAGGTGGTTGATGGTGGTCTATCGGATATGTATAATAACAGTGTTGTTTTAGATGACCAGCAAGTTACCTTTTTCTGGACACTGTCAAAGGATAAGGAATCAATATCGTTTGCTGCTCGTGGTGAGAAAAAAAGTGGTTATCTTGCGATAGGGTTTGGCAGTGGAATGGTGAATAGCTATGCTTATGTGGGTTGGATTGATGATATCGGGAAAGGGCACGTAAATACATACTGGATTGATAGTATGGATGCTTCTGGTGTGCATCCCACAGTTGAGAATATGACATATGTTAGGTGCAAATCAGAAAATGGCTTCATTACATTGGAGTTTACGCGTCCATTAAAACCTTCATGCAATCACAGTCACAGAAATAGTCCAAAGTGTAAGAATATTATTGATCCCACAACTCCGCTCAAAGTGATATGGGCAATGGGTTCTAGCTGGACAGATGGTCATCTGACTGAaaggaatatgcattttgtcAAAAGTCAAAGGCCCGTTCGAGTGTTGCTTTTGCGTGGTTCTGCAGAGGCTGAGCAAGATTTACGACCAGTTTTAGCTGTACATGGGTTTATGATGTTCCTTGCCTGGGGTATTTTGCTTCCTGGTGGAATATTGGCTGCTAGATACTTGAAACATGTGAAGGGTGATGGGTGGTATCAAATTCATGTTTACTTGCAGTATTCAGGATTAGCAATTGTCCTACTTGCGCTTCTTTTTGCAGTCGCTGAGCTTCGAGGTTTCTATGTCAGCTCATTACATGTTAAGTTTGGGATTACTGCTACAGTTTTGGCCTGTGTACAACCATTAAATGCTTTTGTAAGGCCTAAGAAACCAGCAAATGGAGAGGAGATTTCATCAAAAAGGCTGATCTGGGAGTACTTGCATTTCATTGTGGGCAGATTTGCCATTATTGCAGGAATTGTGGCACTTTTCACTGGGATGAAACATTTAGGAGAAAGGTATGGGAGTGAAAATGTTCATGGACTAATTTGGGCTCTTATAGTATGGTTCTTGATAGTTGCATTGATAGTCGTATATTTGGAATTTCGTGAAAAGCAGcggagaagagagagaatattTGGAAGAAGCAATTGGGTTTTGGGTAACCTAGAGGAAGATGATTCTACAGATCTACTGAGCCCGACCAGGGATCATGCAGAGAAAAGTCTGCAACGTGGAATGATGGAAGTTCAGTTAGAGCCTCTGAACAGATAG